A region of Rhodamnia argentea isolate NSW1041297 chromosome 9, ASM2092103v1, whole genome shotgun sequence DNA encodes the following proteins:
- the LOC125316544 gene encoding uncharacterized protein LOC125316544 isoform X1, translated as MALHRAVQRVVAGHSGGSMLGPSRGFQAVARPGPLYNLVSPVVASPPLVLPEHGQLPEDSRVWMDFPRFGIGGAMELMAVPKKKVSRHKKGIRNGPKALKPVPVIVRSTVCGRVKLPHFYCCSGDRGRTDDQNL; from the exons ATGGCGTTACACAGGGCAGTTCAAAGGGTCGTCGCCGGCCATAGCGGCGGGTCGATGCTAGGACCCAGTCGCGGATTTCAGGCCGTGGCGCGACCCGGGCCCTTGTATAACCTCGTCTCCCCCGTCGTCGCGTCTCCGCCGTTGGTCTTGCCAGAACACGGCCAGTTGCCGGAGGACAGCCGCGTGTGGATGGATTTCCCAAGATTCGGTATAGGAGGGGCCATGGAGCTCATGGCCGTTCCGAAGAAGAAG GTTTCCCGCCACAAGAAAGGTATTAGGAATGGACCGAAGGCTCTGAAACCCGTTCCAGTTATAGTTCGATCCAC GGTATGCGGTCGTGTCAAGCTGCCCCATTTTTATTGCTGCAGTGGGGATAGAGGAAGGACAGATGACCAGAACTTGTGA